A genomic region of Vitreoscilla filiformis contains the following coding sequences:
- the xdhB gene encoding xanthine dehydrogenase molybdopterin binding subunit, whose translation MNAETLDPRPAGPVGRSLPHESARLHVTGRAAYCDDIAEPIGTLHAALGLSPLAHGRLRGISVATLRAQPGVVAVLTAADIPGANNIGAIVPDDPILASDTVNYLGQPVFAVIATDRDSARRAAALAKEVLTLEALPAVLDVRAAHAAGQYVVPPMHLSRAIHPGGVAAAMAEAPHRLAGQFSLGGQEQFYLEGQISFALPQDDGGLLIHCSTQHPTEMQHMVAHALHLGAHQVQVSCRRMGGGFGGKESQSALFACVAALAAQRLQRPVKLRLDRDDDFLITGRRHGFEFDWQVGFDDAGCVLAVEVTMLGQAGHSADLSPPVMTRAICHLDNAYWLPNVAIHGYLPRTNTQSNTAFRGFGGPQGALIMEVMQDSIARHLGLDALAVRQANWYGTDTRNVTPYLQTVRDNVIDPLTRKLATGSDYARRRADITAFNTQNRWLKKGLALTPVKFGISFNVNHFNQAGALVHIYTDGTVLVNHGGTEMGQGLNTKVAQVVAHELGLPLTSVRCSATDTSKVANTSATAASTGSDLNGKAAQDAARKLRQRLTPLAAAQLGAAPDALVFADGWVSVQGAAPDAPRLRFAELVSAAYVARIQLWADGFYATPGLSWDRATLTGQPFYYFAYGAAVSEVALDVLTGEWRLLRADLLHDVGASLNPALDIGQIEGAFVQGMGWLTTEELVWHPQSGKLLTHAPSTYKIPTANDVPEALHTRLFHNQNAEDTIHRSKAVGEPPLLLGFSVFLALRDAVAACGPAGCQPPLRAPATPEALLAAIDAVRA comes from the coding sequence ATGAACGCTGAAACGCTCGATCCTCGCCCCGCTGGCCCGGTGGGACGCTCGTTGCCGCATGAGTCGGCACGTTTGCACGTCACCGGCCGCGCCGCGTATTGCGATGACATCGCCGAACCCATCGGCACGCTGCACGCGGCGCTCGGGCTGTCGCCGCTGGCGCATGGCCGGCTGCGCGGCATCAGTGTGGCCACGCTGCGCGCCCAGCCCGGCGTGGTGGCGGTGCTGACGGCGGCGGACATCCCCGGCGCCAACAACATCGGCGCCATCGTCCCGGACGATCCGATCTTGGCCTCGGACACGGTGAACTACCTCGGCCAACCCGTGTTCGCCGTCATCGCCACGGATCGGGACAGCGCCCGCCGCGCCGCCGCCCTCGCCAAAGAGGTGCTGACGCTGGAAGCGCTGCCCGCTGTGTTGGATGTGCGGGCCGCCCACGCGGCGGGCCAGTACGTCGTGCCGCCCATGCACCTCAGCCGCGCCATCCATCCCGGTGGTGTGGCCGCCGCGATGGCCGAAGCACCGCACCGGCTAGCGGGCCAGTTTTCGCTTGGCGGACAGGAGCAGTTCTATTTAGAAGGCCAGATCAGCTTCGCGCTGCCGCAGGACGATGGTGGGCTGCTCATCCACTGCTCCACCCAGCACCCGACCGAGATGCAACACATGGTGGCGCACGCGCTGCACCTGGGCGCACATCAGGTTCAGGTGAGTTGCCGGCGCATGGGCGGGGGGTTTGGCGGCAAAGAATCGCAATCGGCGCTGTTTGCCTGCGTGGCGGCGCTGGCGGCCCAGCGGCTGCAACGCCCGGTGAAACTGCGTCTGGATCGGGACGACGATTTCCTCATCACGGGCCGGCGCCACGGCTTTGAGTTTGATTGGCAAGTGGGGTTTGACGACGCCGGGTGCGTGCTCGCCGTCGAGGTGACGATGCTGGGGCAAGCCGGGCATTCGGCGGATTTGTCGCCGCCGGTGATGACACGCGCCATCTGCCACCTGGACAACGCTTATTGGCTGCCCAACGTGGCCATCCACGGTTATTTGCCGCGCACGAACACGCAGAGCAACACGGCGTTTCGGGGGTTTGGCGGGCCGCAGGGTGCGCTCATCATGGAAGTGATGCAAGACAGCATCGCCCGCCACCTCGGTTTGGATGCACTGGCGGTGCGCCAAGCCAATTGGTATGGCACCGATACACGCAACGTCACGCCCTACCTGCAAACCGTGCGCGACAACGTCATCGACCCGCTGACCCGCAAACTCGCCACCGGCAGCGACTACGCCCGCCGCCGCGCCGACATCACCGCCTTCAACACCCAAAACCGCTGGCTGAAGAAGGGCCTGGCGCTGACGCCGGTGAAGTTCGGCATCTCCTTCAACGTCAACCATTTCAACCAAGCGGGGGCGCTGGTTCACATCTACACGGATGGCACGGTGCTGGTGAACCACGGCGGCACCGAAATGGGCCAAGGGCTGAACACCAAGGTGGCGCAAGTGGTGGCGCACGAGCTGGGCCTGCCGCTGACCAGCGTGCGATGCAGCGCCACCGACACCAGCAAGGTGGCCAACACCTCCGCCACCGCCGCCTCCACCGGCAGCGATTTGAACGGCAAAGCCGCCCAAGACGCCGCCCGCAAACTGCGCCAACGCCTGACGCCCCTGGCGGCTGCCCAACTGGGCGCCGCGCCCGACGCGCTGGTGTTCGCCGACGGTTGGGTGAGCGTGCAGGGCGCCGCCCCCGACGCCCCACGCCTGCGTTTTGCCGAATTGGTGAGCGCGGCTTACGTGGCACGCATCCAACTGTGGGCCGATGGGTTTTACGCCACGCCAGGGTTGAGTTGGGATCGGGCCACGCTCACCGGGCAGCCGTTTTATTACTTTGCTTATGGCGCCGCCGTCAGCGAAGTGGCGCTGGACGTGCTCACCGGCGAATGGCGCCTGCTGCGCGCCGACTTGCTGCACGACGTGGGTGCCTCGCTCAACCCAGCGCTGGACATCGGCCAGATCGAAGGCGCGTTCGTGCAGGGCATGGGCTGGCTCACCACCGAGGAATTGGTGTGGCACCCGCAAAGCGGCAAGCTGCTGACGCACGCACCCTCCACCTACAAAATCCCCACCGCCAACGACGTGCCCGAGGCGCTGCACACCCGGCTGTTCCACAACCAGAACGCCGAAGACACCATTCACCGCAGCAAGGCCGTGGGCGAGCCGCCGTTGTTGCTGGGCTTCTCGGTGTTCCTCGCACTGCGGGATGCGGTGGCGGCGTGCGGGCCGGCGGGATGTCAGCCGCCGCTGCGGGCACCGGCCACGCCAGAAGCACTGTTGGCCGCCATCGACGCGGTGCGTGCGTGA
- the xdhC gene encoding xanthine dehydrogenase accessory protein XdhC, with the protein MSLTRTDAQAWLARGEATFLIEVHTARGSVPRNAGTRMLVSERAIAGTVGGGHLEFEAIERARQHVREAGGALSAFEWPVALGPTLGQCCGGALTLRFTPLTAEVVAAWPQPQPRFRLHLFGAGHVGRAIVQVLRGVPCEVWWIDEREAEFPPEPLPEHIHRVCVDAVEAEVAAASPGDAFLVLTHSHALDERLTEAIVRRGDFGWFGLIGSASKRARFEHRLHARGLDAAQIARITCPIGLPGITGKEPGVIAVAVVAQLLQHAPS; encoded by the coding sequence GTGAGCCTCACCCGAACCGACGCGCAAGCCTGGTTGGCCCGGGGCGAAGCGACGTTCCTCATCGAAGTTCACACCGCACGCGGTTCGGTGCCGCGCAATGCGGGCACGCGCATGCTGGTGAGTGAACGTGCCATCGCCGGCACGGTCGGCGGGGGGCATTTGGAATTCGAGGCCATCGAGCGTGCCCGCCAGCATGTGCGTGAGGCGGGGGGCGCCCTTTCGGCGTTCGAATGGCCCGTCGCCCTGGGCCCGACGCTGGGCCAATGCTGCGGCGGCGCCCTCACCCTGCGGTTCACGCCGTTGACGGCAGAAGTCGTGGCTGCGTGGCCGCAGCCTCAGCCGCGTTTTCGCTTGCATTTGTTTGGCGCCGGGCATGTGGGGCGGGCCATCGTGCAGGTGTTGCGCGGGGTGCCGTGTGAAGTTTGGTGGATCGATGAGCGCGAAGCCGAATTCCCACCCGAACCGCTGCCCGAGCACATTCACCGCGTGTGCGTCGATGCCGTGGAAGCCGAGGTGGCCGCCGCGTCGCCAGGCGATGCGTTCCTCGTTCTCACCCACAGCCATGCCTTGGATGAGCGTTTGACCGAGGCCATCGTGCGCCGGGGCGATTTCGGCTGGTTTGGGCTGATCGGCTCAGCCAGCAAGCGAGCGCGCTTTGAACATCGACTGCACGCCCGGGGGCTGGATGCGGCCCAGATCGCCCGCATCACCTGCCCCATCGGTTTGCCGGGGATCACGGGCAAGGAGCCGGGAGTCATCGCCGTGGCGGTGGTGGCTCAACTGCTGCAACACGCGCCTTCATGA
- a CDS encoding sulfite exporter TauE/SafE family protein produces MVLEWSNALAGLVVGIIVGVTGVGGGALMTPILVMMFGVAPHTAVGTDLLYASITKVFGTAVHHNHGTVDWQVVRRLALGSLPAAALTLLWMSYSGTHRVKGGFIIDAVGVMLILTAFGILFKNQIQGLGKHVRISNSDSFKHVQPVMTVVAGIVLGVLVTLTSIGAGALGTVMLVYLYPLRLNSSKLVGTDLAHAIPLAMIAGLGHLTLGNVDYTLLGNLLIGSIPGVLIGSVISTRAPLGLIRNAIAVVLIAVAVKMLMS; encoded by the coding sequence ATGGTCTTGGAGTGGAGCAATGCGTTGGCCGGCCTGGTGGTCGGCATCATCGTCGGGGTGACGGGTGTGGGCGGCGGCGCCTTGATGACCCCCATTTTGGTGATGATGTTCGGCGTGGCCCCCCACACCGCCGTCGGCACCGACTTGCTTTACGCCTCGATCACCAAGGTGTTTGGTACCGCCGTTCACCACAACCACGGCACCGTGGACTGGCAAGTGGTGCGCCGCTTGGCCCTGGGCAGCCTGCCGGCTGCCGCGCTGACCTTGCTGTGGATGAGCTACTCCGGTACCCACCGCGTCAAAGGTGGCTTCATCATCGACGCGGTGGGCGTGATGTTGATCCTCACCGCCTTTGGCATCCTGTTCAAAAACCAGATCCAGGGCTTGGGCAAGCACGTCCGCATCAGCAACTCGGACAGCTTCAAGCACGTTCAGCCCGTGATGACTGTGGTGGCCGGGATCGTGCTGGGCGTGTTGGTGACGCTGACCTCGATCGGCGCAGGCGCCCTGGGCACCGTCATGCTGGTGTACCTCTACCCGCTGCGCCTGAACTCCAGCAAGCTGGTCGGCACCGACTTGGCCCACGCCATCCCGCTGGCCATGATCGCCGGTTTGGGCCACTTGACGCTGGGCAACGTCGATTACACCCTGCTGGGCAACTTGCTGATCGGCTCAATCCCGGGCGTGCTGATTGGCTCGGTCATCAGCACCCGCGCCCCGCTGGGTTTGATCCGCAACGCCATCGCCGTGGTGCTGATCGCTGTGGCAGTGAAAATGCTCATGAGCTGA
- a CDS encoding Crp/Fnr family transcriptional regulator: MESVSAPELEALSEVARVRALEPGCVVFRQADLPRGVLLVGAGDVALGVRAEEGGFRTERHIHGPGWLDTSCGLLGEAYICDARVLTPAMIVEIAREALLAVMARFPKVAQGMLLAVAGEARLLALNTYDLMHRDAPARLAAWLDARCLTADSAARGVVQLPMRKRDIASQLAITPETLSRLMRTFSSQGLIQVEGYTVHVLDREALRRLARS; this comes from the coding sequence GTGGAGTCGGTTTCTGCGCCGGAACTGGAGGCGTTGAGCGAGGTCGCCAGGGTGCGTGCCCTGGAGCCGGGCTGCGTGGTGTTTCGGCAAGCCGATTTGCCCCGGGGCGTTTTGCTCGTCGGGGCTGGGGACGTGGCGCTGGGCGTACGCGCTGAAGAGGGCGGGTTTCGCACTGAGCGCCATATCCATGGGCCGGGTTGGCTGGACACGAGTTGCGGCTTGCTGGGTGAAGCCTATATTTGCGATGCCCGAGTGCTCACGCCCGCGATGATTGTGGAAATTGCGCGTGAAGCGTTGCTGGCCGTCATGGCCCGGTTTCCCAAAGTGGCACAGGGCATGCTGCTGGCCGTGGCGGGAGAAGCGCGGCTGCTGGCGCTCAACACCTATGACCTGATGCACCGAGATGCCCCCGCCCGTCTGGCGGCGTGGCTGGATGCCCGGTGTCTGACAGCCGATTCGGCAGCGCGTGGGGTGGTGCAACTGCCGATGCGCAAACGGGACATCGCGTCCCAATTGGCGATCACGCCGGAAACGCTGTCCCGGCTGATGCGCACGTTTTCCAGCCAGGGGTTGATCCAGGTGGAGGGCTACACGGTGCATGTGCTGGACCGTGAAGCCTTGCGTCGCCTGGCGCGTTCCTGA
- a CDS encoding hemerythrin domain-containing protein, with the protein MTGKTSAPTRSMDAAVSPSVAPEEWTVTEGSPAVRRPHHVAPGTNIAYHPELIEQLRRDHLSLLGLLASMEEASLAGDMPAALSQLHTLKRELQAHVLLEKVRLYVYLDHQLSTNDPSRALVKQMRHRISAVANTVGAFVDHYRTSAHESALTFMGELESIAQLLVSHIQEEEDLLYPLYRPAQEATTVSRQSPSAG; encoded by the coding sequence ATGACTGGCAAGACCTCCGCTCCAACACGTTCGATGGATGCCGCTGTTTCACCGTCGGTCGCTCCGGAAGAATGGACTGTGACCGAAGGATCGCCAGCGGTTCGGCGCCCACACCATGTGGCCCCCGGCACGAACATCGCCTACCACCCCGAGCTGATTGAGCAGTTGCGACGCGATCACCTGTCGCTGCTCGGATTGCTCGCTTCCATGGAGGAAGCCTCGTTGGCCGGAGACATGCCCGCCGCGCTGTCTCAGCTCCACACCCTCAAGCGCGAGCTGCAAGCCCACGTCCTGCTCGAAAAAGTTCGGCTGTACGTGTACTTGGATCATCAACTGTCCACCAACGACCCCAGCCGGGCGCTCGTCAAACAGATGCGCCACCGCATCAGTGCTGTGGCGAACACAGTCGGGGCTTTCGTGGATCACTACCGCACTTCGGCGCACGAGTCGGCACTGACGTTCATGGGTGAGCTGGAGTCCATCGCCCAATTGCTGGTCAGCCACATCCAAGAAGAAGAAGACCTGCTGTACCCGCTCTACCGGCCAGCCCAGGAGGCCACGACCGTGTCCCGCCAATCCCCGAGTGCTGGGTAA
- a CDS encoding oxidoreductase-like domain-containing protein: MVVGLDGVALPSSACVGPQCILMMMSDDALLAWLPASPSEVPVLIAAVQSAARQRGLLEQIPPPPDAPDNCCGNDCIECVWLGYYPALGDWRDTVVASWAGR, translated from the coding sequence ATGGTTGTTGGCCTGGATGGGGTGGCGCTACCGAGTTCGGCGTGCGTTGGCCCACAATGCATCCTCATGATGATGAGTGACGATGCTTTGCTGGCCTGGTTGCCAGCTTCTCCCAGTGAAGTGCCCGTGCTGATCGCTGCCGTGCAGTCAGCCGCTCGACAGCGCGGGCTGCTCGAACAAATTCCACCACCACCGGACGCCCCCGACAACTGCTGCGGCAACGACTGTATCGAGTGCGTTTGGCTGGGCTATTACCCAGCACTCGGGGATTGGCGGGACACGGTCGTGGCCTCCTGGGCTGGCCGGTAG
- the urtE gene encoding urea ABC transporter ATP-binding subunit UrtE: MLNVDSLNQYYGGSHILRGLSFEAKLGEVTVVLGRNGVGKTTLLKSLMGVVPVKTGSVTLDGADITRQTPYERVRAGMGYVPQGREIFGRLTVEENLRMGLAYKPASTPIPAELFELFPVLKQMLHRRGGDLSGGQQQQLAIARALAAGPKLLILDEPTEGIQPSIIKDIGRVIRMLADRKTMAIVLVEQFYDFAAELADQYLVMERGEIIARGRGADMGDHGVREMMSI, from the coding sequence ATGCTGAACGTTGACAGCCTGAACCAGTATTACGGTGGCTCGCACATCCTGCGCGGTTTGAGTTTCGAAGCCAAGCTGGGTGAGGTGACGGTGGTGCTGGGGCGCAACGGCGTGGGCAAAACCACGCTGCTCAAAAGCCTGATGGGCGTGGTGCCGGTGAAAACCGGCAGCGTGACGCTGGACGGCGCCGACATCACCCGCCAAACCCCCTACGAGCGCGTGCGCGCTGGCATGGGTTACGTGCCGCAAGGCCGCGAGATTTTCGGCCGTTTGACGGTGGAAGAAAACCTGCGCATGGGCCTGGCCTACAAGCCGGCCAGCACGCCGATTCCAGCCGAGCTGTTCGAGCTGTTCCCGGTGCTGAAGCAGATGTTGCACCGCCGGGGCGGGGATTTGTCAGGCGGGCAGCAGCAGCAATTGGCGATTGCGCGGGCGCTGGCTGCTGGCCCCAAACTGTTGATTCTGGACGAGCCCACCGAAGGCATTCAGCCCAGCATCATCAAGGACATTGGCCGGGTGATTCGCATGTTGGCGGATCGTAAAACCATGGCCATCGTGCTGGTCGAACAGTTCTATGACTTTGCCGCCGAACTGGCCGACCAGTATTTGGTGATGGAGCGTGGCGAAATCATCGCCCGGGGCCGGGGTGCGGACATGGGAGATCACGGCGTACGGGAGATGATGTCGATCTGA
- the urtD gene encoding urea ABC transporter ATP-binding protein UrtD gives MTPDLMAAGAQKLAEFQAKSSQDQGSGDREAAYGRLSHGEPDFAHGVALYLEDITVSFDGFRALNKLNLAINVGELRCIIGPNGAGKTTMMDVITGKTRPDAGTASFGSNIDLLRLRENDIAQIGIGRKFQKPTVYEQLSVFENLELALKNDRRARASLFSRLSGEQLDRIGETLQLIHLLPEAQRTAGLLSHGQKQWLEIGMLLMQDPKLLLLDEPVAGMTDEETERTAELFLSLEGKHSLVVVEHDMKFVGELTQGWKKVTVLHEGSVLAEGTLADVQANDKVVEVYLGR, from the coding sequence ATGACCCCCGATTTGATGGCCGCCGGCGCACAGAAACTGGCCGAGTTTCAAGCCAAATCCTCGCAAGATCAGGGTTCGGGCGACCGGGAAGCGGCCTACGGGCGCCTGTCGCACGGCGAGCCGGATTTTGCGCATGGCGTGGCGCTCTACCTCGAAGACATCACGGTGAGTTTTGATGGCTTTCGGGCGCTGAACAAGCTGAATTTGGCGATCAACGTCGGCGAACTGCGCTGCATCATCGGCCCCAATGGCGCGGGCAAAACGACAATGATGGACGTCATCACCGGCAAAACCCGGCCCGATGCCGGCACCGCGAGTTTTGGCTCCAACATCGACTTGCTGCGCTTGCGCGAGAACGACATCGCCCAAATCGGCATCGGTCGCAAGTTTCAAAAACCCACGGTGTACGAACAACTGAGCGTGTTCGAAAACCTGGAGCTGGCGCTGAAAAACGACCGGCGCGCACGGGCCAGTTTGTTTTCGCGCTTGTCGGGCGAACAACTGGATCGCATCGGCGAAACCCTGCAACTGATTCACCTCTTGCCCGAAGCGCAGCGCACGGCGGGTTTGCTGAGCCACGGCCAAAAGCAATGGCTGGAAATCGGCATGCTGCTGATGCAAGACCCGAAACTGCTGCTGCTGGACGAACCCGTGGCCGGCATGACCGACGAAGAAACCGAGCGCACCGCCGAACTCTTCCTCAGCCTGGAAGGCAAACACAGCCTGGTGGTGGTGGAGCACGACATGAAGTTCGTCGGCGAACTCACCCAAGGCTGGAAAAAGGTGACGGTGCTGCACGAAGGCAGCGTCCTGGCCGAAGGCACCCTCGCCGACGTGCAGGCGAATGACAAGGTGGTTGAGGTTTACCTCGGTCGCTGA
- the urtC gene encoding urea ABC transporter permease subunit UrtC, whose product MNTATLSLPTPRRGVLLSPRGWAAVLAALLTVTVLVPLLNLVVPAGSLFHLGDYYVALIGKIMCYAICALAMDLIWGYTGILSLGHGLFFALGGYAMGMYLMRQIGTDGQYKSHLPDFMVFLDWKDFPWHWALSDSFIAQMLLVVLVPGVLAFVFGFFAFRSRIKGVYFSIITQAMTFAAMLLFFRNETGFGGNNGFTDFKRILNIPIAQPSTRMVLFVLTGLVLIGFFLMARYIVNSKFGRVLQAIRDAESRVMFTGYDPLAYKLAIWTLSAVMCGVAGALYVPQVGIINPGEMSAAASIEIAIWAAVGGRATLIGPIVGAFFVNGAKSWFTQVFPEFWLYFLGALFIAVTLFLPEGLVGLAKKFKKDAKEERA is encoded by the coding sequence ATGAACACTGCAACCTTGTCTTTGCCCACACCGCGCCGGGGCGTGCTGCTCTCGCCCCGGGGCTGGGCGGCTGTGCTGGCGGCGCTCCTCACCGTCACCGTGCTGGTGCCACTGCTCAACCTGGTGGTGCCGGCGGGCAGCCTCTTCCACTTGGGGGACTATTACGTCGCCCTGATCGGCAAGATCATGTGCTACGCCATCTGCGCGCTGGCGATGGACTTGATCTGGGGCTACACCGGCATCCTGAGCCTGGGCCACGGCCTGTTCTTCGCCCTCGGCGGCTACGCGATGGGCATGTATTTGATGCGCCAGATCGGCACCGATGGGCAATACAAATCCCACCTGCCGGACTTCATGGTCTTTCTCGACTGGAAAGACTTCCCCTGGCATTGGGCGCTGAGTGACAGCTTCATCGCCCAAATGCTGCTGGTGGTGCTGGTGCCGGGCGTGCTGGCCTTTGTGTTCGGTTTCTTCGCTTTCCGTTCGCGCATCAAGGGGGTGTACTTTTCCATCATCACCCAGGCGATGACGTTTGCCGCCATGCTGCTGTTCTTCCGCAACGAGACGGGCTTCGGCGGCAACAACGGCTTCACGGACTTCAAGCGCATCCTGAACATTCCCATCGCCCAGCCCTCCACGCGCATGGTGTTGTTTGTGCTCACGGGGTTGGTGCTGATCGGTTTCTTCCTGATGGCGCGCTACATCGTCAACAGCAAGTTTGGCCGCGTGCTGCAAGCCATCCGCGACGCCGAAAGCCGCGTCATGTTCACCGGCTACGACCCGCTGGCCTACAAGCTGGCGATTTGGACGCTGTCGGCGGTGATGTGTGGCGTGGCGGGTGCGTTGTACGTGCCACAAGTCGGCATCATCAACCCCGGCGAAATGAGCGCGGCGGCGTCGATTGAAATCGCCATCTGGGCGGCGGTCGGCGGGCGGGCGACGCTGATCGGCCCCATCGTCGGAGCCTTCTTCGTCAACGGTGCCAAGAGCTGGTTCACGCAGGTGTTCCCCGAGTTTTGGCTCTACTTCCTTGGCGCACTGTTCATTGCCGTGACGCTGTTCTTGCCCGAAGGCCTGGTGGGCCTGGCCAAGAAGTTCAAGAAGGATGCGAAGGAGGAACGCGCATGA